In Mycoplasmopsis synoviae ATCC 25204, the sequence TTTCATCTAAATTTCTAAGTTGTTGTCCGAACACCATTTCCTCCCACTTATAAACAAATTTTACCACATAAATATTTTTTGTATCATAATTTTTAAAATTTTTTTCAAAATAAAAATAAAAAAACCAGAAACAAAAGTTTCTAGTTTTCAGCAATGGTAAATTTTATAAGTTAAAGCTAATTATAGCCACTATAATGGTAATAATTAGCGAAAGAAGTGCGATAAAAACAAATGGGAAATTACTTGTTTTTACTTTAGGTTTTTTAGCCTCTTTTTGCTGGTTTAAATATTTATAAGCTTGTTTTTCTTCGTATGAAAGCTTTTTGCTTTTATATTCTTGGCGAAGCTTTTTGGTATTTTCATGGTTTTTCTTAAAAAAAGTAAATAAATTTTTTAAAAAACCAAATCTAAATATTAGTATTAAAAGCAAAACGGCCGTAAATATAACGCTAACGGTAGTAAATACATCTATTAATGAATTTTTTTGCTTTAGCGAAAATTCATTAATTAAAAGAAAAAATCCAAGTGCTAGCGCGTAGCAGATTAAATACGTTAAAAAAACTAAAATAAAATATTTTGATTTTATTTCTCTTTTTAAATAAAGGCTAAGTTTTTTTCACATTTTTAAGTTTTTTACTTCATTTATTTATTTGTGATTCTGTTCCAAATAAATAGTGATTATCTTCAACTTCTTTTAAAAATGTAGCATTAGGGAATTTTTGTTCCTCTAAGTATTTAGTATCAAATGATATTTCTTGAAATTTTTCATTAGCATTTGATATTTTAGGAATAGATTGAAATAAAGTATTGGTATATGGATGCAGCGGAGACGTATAAACTTTTTCGGTTTTTCCGCTTTCTACAATTTTCCCAAGGTGCATTATTTGCACTTTATCGGCAATATATTCAACCATTGATAAATCGTGGGCAATAAAAATTATTCCGATATTTTTCTTTTTACATAAATCTTTTAAAAGATTAACTATTTGGGCTTGAATTGAAATATCTAAAGATGCGATAGGCTCATCGGCTACTATTATTTTAGGATTAATAATTAAAGCACGAGCGATTACTATTCTTTGAAGCTGCCCGCCTGAAAATTCATGTGGATATCTATAAGCGAATTGTTTTAATAATCCTACGTCTTCTAGTGCTTTATAAATTGTTGATTTAATGTAAAGCGCTCTAATTTTAAGTACTTTATATGGATATAAAAGTCAATTTAACGCTTCTAGATAAGGATGTTTTTTGATAAATACATCAAGCTTTGAAATTCCAAGAAGAAGGTTTATATTATCGATATCTATATTTAGATATTTTTGCTCTAAGTTAAAGGCTTTAGATGATTTTAGTCTTTCTTTAACTAAAGACTCTTGAGCGCTAAGTTCTACTTTTGCGTTTTTAAGACTTCTAGCTTCGCTTGGGGTTTTATTTTTTTTAGTTTCAAGTGGTAAAATTCTTTGTTTTTTGTATAACTCTACGTATTTTGCATTTAACTCTTTAAATTTAGAGTCTAGGTCTTTTTCTACTTTTTTAAGCGAATCACTAAGAGAGTCTTGGTGTTTGATTTTTTCTTTAATTCTTTGAATTTTTAATTCAAATTTTTCAATGTATTTAGCAAGTTCTTTGTCAAAGTTTTGTTGAGCTTCTTCGTAGTTTTTCTTTGCTTTTGCAAGTTTTTCTGGATTTTTATCAGGTTTTAAAAAGAAGTTTTTAAAAGTTTTTTTAAGGCTTGATTTAAAAGTTTTTACGTTTTGTGCAAAGTCTTTATCGATTTGCTTTTTATTTTTTTGTGAATTATTTAAATACTCATCTAAACTAAATTTGAAGTTTTCTTTAAATTTTTCATTTGTTCATGATGAAGAATCGCTAAATTTAGAAACAAAATAAGTAGTTGCATAATTTAAAAGATTGTCTCTAAAAGTTTTACCAGTTTCAAAGTCAAAATACATTAACTTAGCGTAATTGCTTTTAACTAATTTATATAAGAATTTATAAACTTGGTTTAAGTGAATATAAAAGTCATATTCTTTTAAATTAGCACTTGACAGCGCTGAGTTTTTAGCAAGCTTTGCTTCGTTTTTGACCTCTGATAAAAGTGAATCAAGTATGCTTTTTCCAATTGCTTTAGTTTCTTTTTTGTTATTAAAAGAATCTTTAAATTCTTTAAAAGTATTTTTGAATGTATCTAAAGAAGCAAAGTAAGCTTTATTTTTTCTATTTAGTTTTTTTTCTTTATTGTAATTATCTAGCGCTAGCTTTAGCCTAGTTTTATCGGTATCCATTTTATCTTCTTCGAAGGCTTTAACTTTTTCTTCAAATTTTTCAATTAATTGATTTGAAAGTGAATATAAGTTATTAATAAGCTCTGAATAGATTTTATTTTTTTCTTCAAGATAAGCAACAAATGAGTTATATAAATCTTCTAAATTTAAATCTTCATCGGTTAGCTCTTGAAATTTATTACTTCATTTTGTATAAAACGGTTCAAAAAGTGAATTAATTAAAGCTTTATCTTCTAGTTCTAGTTTTTTAGCTAGTTCTAAAAAAGTATAAAAGTAATTCTTTTTTACTTGTTTTCAAGATTTTAAAACTCTTTTAACTTTTTCTTGGATAACGCCATTAACTACTAGCGGCTCTTTTAAAATACTATAAACGTTATTTTGCCCGTTAACTGATGCCATTGGATCTTGAAAGATCATTTGCATGTTTCTACGCATGTGTTTAAGACGTTTTTTAGAGATTTTATTTCCGGAAATAATTTTTGAATCTAGGGTAACAAAACCATTATAGTTTTCGTAAAACCTTGTTATGGTTCTAGCTACGGAAGTTTTTCCTGAACCAGATTCACCGATTAGTCCTACTATTTCACCTTCAGATACACTAAAAGAAACGTTATCAACAGCTTTATTGACTGAGTTTTTATTTAGAAAATATTTTTTTAAATTTGAAATCTCAAGAATTTTTTTACTATTTTCTTGTGTTTTGGCTTTCATTTTTAAATACCTTTCTAAAATTTTTAAGTCTGGCTGCTAATTCTTTTGAAAGTTCTACTTTTGGTGAATCAGGGTGAAGTAGTCATGATGCAGCATAATGAGTTTTAGTAACTTCAAATAAAGGCGGTTCTTTTAAGAAATCTATTTCTAAAGCATATTCATTGCGAGGCGCAAATGCATCTCCAACCGGAAGATTAGACATATCTGGTGGAGTTCCTTTTATTGAATATAGCCTTTGCTCTTTATTTTCAGGAATTGCAGAAATAAGCGCTCATGTATATGGATGTTTTGGATCGGTAAAAATTTCTTCTTTAAGTCCTTTTTCAACAATTTTTCCAGCGTACATTACATAGATATAATCGCAGACTTTAGCAATAACTGAAATGTTATGAGAAATTAAAATTATAGAAATTTTCATTTCACGACATATATCTTCAAATAGTTTTAAAACCGATGCTTGAACGGTAGGATCTAACGCAGTAGTTGGCTCGTCGGCTACTATAAGTAGAGGCTTTAAAGCTACTACCATAGTGATTACTATTCTTTGTTTCATTCCTCCTGAAAGAAGATGTGGATACATTTCAAATACTTGCTCAGCATTTCTAATTCCAAATTTTTTCAGAAGACCTATTAGATACTCTTTTTTTTCTGCAAGCGGTTTTGTTTTTCATTCGCTATTTTGATTTAGAGAATCAAGAAGTTGCTTACCGATTTTACGAGTAGGATTAAGTGAAGTTAGAGGATCTTGTGGGATGTAACCGATTTTTTGTCCTCTAATTTTTACTCACTTGCTTTCTTTGTTTAGATCAAGTAAATTAATATCATCAATTCAAAGCTCTTTAGCGCTCATGAAAGCGTTTTCGTTAATTGAAAGAAGAGCTTTTGAAGTAACAGATTTTCCTGAACCAGATTCACCTACTAGTCCTACTATTTCACCAGGGTAGATATCTAAATCAACACCTCTAACGATGTTTAAGAAATTTTTCTTTTTAAGTTTAAAACTTACTTTTAAATTTCTAGCTTTAAGAAGTTGTTTTTTAGTGTTCATAACTATTTCCCACGAATTACTTTAGGATCAAGTGAATCGTGAACTCCTAACGCTATAAA encodes:
- a CDS encoding ATP-binding cassette domain-containing protein, which encodes MKAKTQENSKKILEISNLKKYFLNKNSVNKAVDNVSFSVSEGEIVGLIGESGSGKTSVARTITRFYENYNGFVTLDSKIISGNKISKKRLKHMRRNMQMIFQDPMASVNGQNNVYSILKEPLVVNGVIQEKVKRVLKSWKQVKKNYFYTFLELAKKLELEDKALINSLFEPFYTKWSNKFQELTDEDLNLEDLYNSFVAYLEEKNKIYSELINNLYSLSNQLIEKFEEKVKAFEEDKMDTDKTRLKLALDNYNKEKKLNRKNKAYFASLDTFKNTFKEFKDSFNNKKETKAIGKSILDSLLSEVKNEAKLAKNSALSSANLKEYDFYIHLNQVYKFLYKLVKSNYAKLMYFDFETGKTFRDNLLNYATTYFVSKFSDSSSWTNEKFKENFKFSLDEYLNNSQKNKKQIDKDFAQNVKTFKSSLKKTFKNFFLKPDKNPEKLAKAKKNYEEAQQNFDKELAKYIEKFELKIQRIKEKIKHQDSLSDSLKKVEKDLDSKFKELNAKYVELYKKQRILPLETKKNKTPSEARSLKNAKVELSAQESLVKERLKSSKAFNLEQKYLNIDIDNINLLLGISKLDVFIKKHPYLEALNWLLYPYKVLKIRALYIKSTIYKALEDVGLLKQFAYRYPHEFSGGQLQRIVIARALIINPKIIVADEPIASLDISIQAQIVNLLKDLCKKKNIGIIFIAHDLSMVEYIADKVQIMHLGKIVESGKTEKVYTSPLHPYTNTLFQSIPKISNANEKFQEISFDTKYLEEQKFPNATFLKEVEDNHYLFGTESQINKWSKKLKNVKKT
- a CDS encoding ABC transporter ATP-binding protein, whose translation is MNTKKQLLKARNLKVSFKLKKKNFLNIVRGVDLDIYPGEIVGLVGESGSGKSVTSKALLSINENAFMSAKELWIDDINLLDLNKESKWVKIRGQKIGYIPQDPLTSLNPTRKIGKQLLDSLNQNSEWKTKPLAEKKEYLIGLLKKFGIRNAEQVFEMYPHLLSGGMKQRIVITMVVALKPLLIVADEPTTALDPTVQASVLKLFEDICREMKISIILISHNISVIAKVCDYIYVMYAGKIVEKGLKEEIFTDPKHPYTWALISAIPENKEQRLYSIKGTPPDMSNLPVGDAFAPRNEYALEIDFLKEPPLFEVTKTHYAASWLLHPDSPKVELSKELAARLKNFRKVFKNESQNTRK
- a CDS encoding DUF3899 domain-containing protein; this translates as MWKKLSLYLKREIKSKYFILVFLTYLICYALALGFFLLINEFSLKQKNSLIDVFTTVSVIFTAVLLLILIFRFGFLKNLFTFFKKNHENTKKLRQEYKSKKLSYEEKQAYKYLNQQKEAKKPKVKTSNFPFVFIALLSLIITIIVAIISFNL